In a single window of the Nicotiana tomentosiformis chromosome 8, ASM39032v3, whole genome shotgun sequence genome:
- the LOC104086922 gene encoding uncharacterized protein isoform X1, whose amino-acid sequence MRKYKTKDTLLKNRPSRIPRDQWSSLVSFWLSYKAKRCTQANRNNGANQMMSHTGGSKSIATLMDEQVVNRIEPTRAQIFIPLDDDSAKAIEMINERMSNSESSTDQAPRSVASEGDMYSQVPDANNGHE is encoded by the exons ATGCGAAAATATAAGACTAAAGATACTTTGCTAAAAAATAGACCAAGTCGCATACCGAGGGATCAATGGAGTAGTCTTGTCTCTTTTTGGCTTTCGTATAAAGCTAAG AGGTGTACCCAAGCAAATAGAAACAATGGGGCTAATCAAATGATGTCTCATACAGGAGGATCCAAAAGTATTGCCACCTTGATGGATGAGCAG GTTGTAAATAGGATAGAGCCTACACGAGCACAAATTTTCATACCACTGGATGATGATTCTGCCAAGGCAATC GAAATGATAAATGAAAGGATGAGCAATAGTGAGAGCTCTACTGACCAAGCTCCTCGCAGTGTCGCTTCGGAAGGCGATATGTATTCCCAG GTCCCCGATGCCAACAACGGCCATGAATGA
- the LOC104086922 gene encoding uncharacterized protein isoform X2 yields MRKYKTKDTLLKNRPSRIPRDQWSSLVSFWLSYKAKRCTQANRNNGANQMMSHTGGSKSIATLMDEQEMINERMSNSESSTDQAPRSVASEGDMYSQVPDANNGHE; encoded by the exons ATGCGAAAATATAAGACTAAAGATACTTTGCTAAAAAATAGACCAAGTCGCATACCGAGGGATCAATGGAGTAGTCTTGTCTCTTTTTGGCTTTCGTATAAAGCTAAG AGGTGTACCCAAGCAAATAGAAACAATGGGGCTAATCAAATGATGTCTCATACAGGAGGATCCAAAAGTATTGCCACCTTGATGGATGAGCAG GAAATGATAAATGAAAGGATGAGCAATAGTGAGAGCTCTACTGACCAAGCTCCTCGCAGTGTCGCTTCGGAAGGCGATATGTATTCCCAG GTCCCCGATGCCAACAACGGCCATGAATGA